The following coding sequences lie in one Arachis ipaensis cultivar K30076 chromosome B03, Araip1.1, whole genome shotgun sequence genomic window:
- the LOC107631756 gene encoding ras-related protein RABA6a isoform X2, producing the protein MADAFDEECDYLFKAVLIGDSGVGKSNLLSRFAKDEFRFDSKPTIGVEFAYRNIKIADKLIKAQIWDTAGQERMWVQV; encoded by the exons ATGGCTGATGCATTTGATGAGGAGTGTGATTATCTGTTCAAAGCTGTTCTGATTGGGGACTCAGGGGTTGGGAAATCAAATCTGCTATCAAGGTTTGCAAAAGATGAATTCCGGTTTGATTCAAAGCCCACTATAGGAGTCGAGTTTGCTTACCGCAACATCAAAATTGCAGACAAACTCATCAAAGCACAGATATGGGACACTGCCGGCCAAGAACG AATGTGGGTGCAGGTTTAG
- the LOC107631756 gene encoding ras-related protein RABA6a isoform X1, translating into MADAFDEECDYLFKAVLIGDSGVGKSNLLSRFAKDEFRFDSKPTIGVEFAYRNIKIADKLIKAQIWDTAGQERIFVRRKQNSLLHPLVFFISNKLSNLHHDHKLMGLTCIYN; encoded by the exons ATGGCTGATGCATTTGATGAGGAGTGTGATTATCTGTTCAAAGCTGTTCTGATTGGGGACTCAGGGGTTGGGAAATCAAATCTGCTATCAAGGTTTGCAAAAGATGAATTCCGGTTTGATTCAAAGCCCACTATAGGAGTCGAGTTTGCTTACCGCAACATCAAAATTGCAGACAAACTCATCAAAGCACAGATATGGGACACTGCCGGCCAAGAACG CATCTTcgtaaggagaaagcaaaactcTCTCCTCCACCCTCTTGTCTTCTTCATCTCAAATAAGCTAAGCAATCTGCATCATGATCATAAATTGATGGGATTGACATGCATATATAATTGA